One Aciduliprofundum boonei T469 genomic region harbors:
- the sucC gene encoding ADP-forming succinate--CoA ligase subunit beta: MNLYEYQGKALFRKFGVPTPEGYVAFKPEDIKEFEGERVIKAQVLTGGRGKSGGVKFASSLEEARELARQILAMEIKGHKVHAVLVEEKLKIEKEFYVSILIDRSTRSPLIMASPEGGVEIESVPDEKIYKFVVNPEIGVQPFVGRLLSKKMGFTGDLAKQFTKILMNLYHMFREYDAELVEINPLVLSEGKLIAADSKVVIDTDSLYRHKDLEENAEEKTPLELEANKAGYAFVELDGNVGVIANGAGLTMATLDTLLLYGLKPRNFLDLGGTDSVDITKNAFTYVLKANPDAILVNIFGGVTKCDTVAQGIIAAKDAFNINLPIVVRLSGVHEEEGRKMLEEKGIHAFADMRHAIEKLKSIMEGSQ; the protein is encoded by the coding sequence ATGAATCTGTACGAATATCAAGGAAAAGCACTCTTTAGAAAATTTGGAGTGCCAACGCCTGAGGGCTATGTAGCCTTCAAGCCAGAGGATATCAAAGAGTTTGAGGGAGAAAGAGTGATAAAAGCGCAAGTTCTGACAGGCGGCAGGGGCAAGAGTGGAGGCGTGAAGTTTGCCTCCAGTTTAGAAGAGGCTCGAGAGCTTGCTCGACAGATACTTGCCATGGAGATCAAGGGCCACAAAGTACACGCAGTTCTCGTGGAGGAGAAGTTGAAGATTGAGAAAGAGTTCTATGTTAGTATATTGATAGATAGAAGTACTAGAAGCCCGCTCATAATGGCATCTCCTGAGGGAGGTGTAGAGATAGAGAGTGTACCTGATGAGAAGATTTACAAGTTCGTTGTAAATCCTGAGATTGGTGTACAGCCATTTGTGGGTAGATTGCTCTCTAAGAAAATGGGCTTTACTGGAGATCTGGCCAAGCAATTCACCAAGATTCTAATGAATCTCTACCACATGTTCCGCGAGTACGATGCAGAGCTGGTTGAAATCAATCCCCTCGTTCTGAGCGAGGGAAAGTTAATTGCTGCGGACTCTAAGGTGGTAATAGATACAGACTCCCTATACAGGCACAAGGACCTTGAGGAGAACGCAGAGGAGAAAACTCCGCTGGAATTAGAGGCAAACAAAGCGGGATATGCTTTCGTTGAATTAGATGGTAATGTGGGAGTCATAGCCAACGGTGCAGGATTAACCATGGCCACGCTGGATACTTTGCTTTTATATGGGCTGAAGCCCAGAAACTTCTTGGATTTGGGCGGCACAGATAGCGTGGATATAACAAAGAACGCTTTCACTTATGTGCTTAAAGCAAATCCTGATGCGATTCTAGTTAACATATTCGGTGGCGTTACGAAATGCGACACCGTTGCACAGGGTATAATAGCGGCTAAAGATGCTTTCAATATCAACTTGCCCATAGTTGTGCGCTTGAGCGGCGTGCATGAAGAAGAAGGCCGCAAGATGCTTGAAGAAAAGGGCATACATGCATTTGCAGATATGCGCCATGCTATTGAGAAGCTTAAATCTATTATGGAGGGATCGCAATGA
- the sucD gene encoding succinate--CoA ligase subunit alpha, producing MSVIIDENTKIIVQGITGHQGSFHSGEMIKFGAKVVAGVTPGKGGMKVHNVPVYDTVEETLVHEPEATMITVPAPFVKDAAFEAMYNGIRVVYILTEKVPLHDALDIVTYARSHGHMVIGPNGPGITVPGKTKMGIMPNHIFKKGTVAVASRSGTLTYEIVNALTLNGYGQSTVIGLGGDRITGLNFVDILELFEKDEDTEAIVLVGEIGGTAEEEAAEYIKKNVSKPVVAYIAGRSAPPGKRMGHAGAIITRGKGTAESKIKAFNEAGVPVAEFPWEIPQALKKVYK from the coding sequence ATGAGCGTTATAATTGATGAAAATACGAAAATAATCGTTCAGGGTATAACCGGACATCAGGGCTCGTTCCACAGCGGTGAGATGATTAAGTTCGGTGCAAAGGTTGTAGCAGGCGTAACTCCTGGAAAAGGGGGTATGAAGGTTCACAATGTTCCTGTTTATGATACTGTTGAAGAGACATTGGTGCATGAGCCTGAAGCAACAATGATCACTGTGCCTGCACCTTTTGTGAAAGACGCTGCATTTGAAGCCATGTACAATGGAATACGAGTTGTGTATATTCTCACTGAGAAAGTACCTCTTCATGATGCTTTAGATATCGTTACCTATGCGAGAAGCCACGGACATATGGTCATTGGCCCAAACGGCCCGGGGATAACCGTGCCGGGAAAGACAAAGATGGGCATAATGCCAAACCACATATTCAAGAAGGGCACCGTGGCTGTAGCGTCTCGCAGTGGAACATTGACCTATGAGATCGTGAATGCTCTCACCCTCAACGGCTATGGGCAAAGTACTGTTATTGGCTTAGGTGGTGATAGAATTACCGGGCTGAATTTTGTGGATATCCTGGAACTATTTGAAAAGGATGAAGATACAGAGGCTATAGTGCTCGTAGGAGAGATAGGAGGCACTGCGGAAGAGGAAGCAGCCGAATACATAAAGAAGAATGTAAGCAAACCCGTGGTCGCTTACATAGCAGGCCGCTCTGCACCTCCTGGCAAGAGAATGGGGCATGCGGGTGCTATAATTACAAGAGGAAAGGGTACTGCAGAGAGCAAGATAAAGGCGTTTAACGAGGCGGGAGTTCCCGTGGCCGAGTTCCCTTGGGAGATACCTCAAGCTTTAAAGAAAGTTTACAAATAA
- the tsaA gene encoding tRNA (N6-threonylcarbamoyladenosine(37)-N6)-methyltransferase TrmO — protein MNLWNLEIKYKPIGIVHSPFKEPKGVPIQPEVAKGIKGTVEIFSEYEDGLKDIEGFSHIIIISHFHLAKGFKLVVVPYMDKESHGVFATRAPARPNPLGMSIVKLVGRKGNVLYIEDVDIVDGTPVLDIKPYVPQFDVRPAYKIGWLEKNIYKLPEKRDDGRFS, from the coding sequence ATGAATCTTTGGAATTTAGAGATAAAGTACAAACCTATCGGAATAGTTCATTCTCCATTTAAAGAACCCAAGGGTGTGCCGATACAGCCAGAGGTAGCCAAAGGTATTAAAGGAACAGTTGAAATCTTTTCTGAATATGAAGATGGGCTTAAAGATATTGAGGGTTTTTCACATATAATTATAATATCTCACTTTCATTTGGCTAAGGGCTTTAAATTGGTAGTCGTCCCATACATGGATAAAGAGAGCCATGGGGTTTTTGCTACCCGTGCTCCTGCAAGGCCAAATCCTTTAGGCATGTCTATTGTTAAGCTTGTAGGTAGGAAAGGAAATGTGCTCTACATTGAAGATGTAGATATTGTGGATGGCACTCCCGTGTTAGATATAAAACCCTATGTGCCCCAATTTGATGTCAGACCTGCTTACAAGATCGGATGGCTTGAGAAGAATATATATAAGCTGCCAGAAAAGAGAGATGATGGTAGATTTTCCTGA
- a CDS encoding fumarate hydratase encodes MIDEIVEAIRRAETELSEDTVQALKRAYEKETNEMARTQLKAIIENFTVAKKGSLPMCQDTGLQTFFIDMGYDFPYRAELKNAITEAVRKATKEIPLRPNAVHPFLHKNSGDNTGRFVPYIHWELREGDDAIIHVIPKGGGSENMSGLYMLPPGVGIKGIKKTVIEHIFKSGGKPCPPTIIGVGIGGGADLALTLAKKAAILRPIGSRHEEEFVAQLEDELYEMANKLGIGPMGLGGDTTVLDVHVEYAHRHPATLPLGIVTQCWANRKRKVLIDANGKVEVI; translated from the coding sequence ATGATTGATGAAATTGTTGAAGCCATAAGGAGGGCTGAGACAGAGCTTTCAGAAGACACAGTGCAAGCCCTCAAAAGGGCATATGAAAAAGAGACAAACGAGATGGCAAGGACCCAGCTCAAGGCCATAATTGAGAATTTTACAGTGGCAAAAAAAGGTTCTTTGCCAATGTGCCAAGATACAGGATTGCAGACATTCTTTATAGATATGGGCTACGATTTTCCATATCGTGCAGAATTGAAGAATGCGATAACTGAGGCGGTTAGAAAAGCTACGAAGGAGATTCCTCTCAGACCAAATGCAGTGCATCCATTCCTGCACAAGAATTCTGGAGATAATACGGGGAGATTTGTGCCTTACATACACTGGGAATTGAGAGAGGGGGATGATGCAATTATCCATGTCATACCCAAGGGCGGTGGGAGTGAGAATATGAGCGGTCTTTACATGCTTCCTCCGGGCGTTGGAATAAAAGGAATAAAGAAGACGGTTATAGAGCATATATTCAAATCTGGTGGCAAGCCATGCCCACCTACAATAATAGGTGTGGGAATAGGCGGAGGTGCAGATCTCGCTCTAACGCTTGCTAAGAAAGCTGCAATACTTAGGCCCATAGGCTCAAGACACGAGGAAGAGTTTGTGGCACAGCTTGAGGATGAACTATATGAGATGGCAAATAAACTTGGCATAGGGCCAATGGGTCTTGGAGGAGATACCACAGTGCTGGATGTACATGTGGAGTATGCGCACAGACATCCTGCAACCTTGCCTCTTGGAATTGTAACGCAATGCTGGGCTAACAGGAAGAGAAAGGTGCTTATTGATGCTAATGGCAAGGTGGAGGTGATCTAA
- a CDS encoding FumA C-terminus/TtdB family hydratase beta subunit: MEYHEKTPIMDARKYKLGDVIYVTGEIVLARDEAHKKLLEEGAPLDLKGSVIYHCGPVVTKKNGEWKVVAAGPTTSIRMEIFEDEFIAKFHPGIIVGKGGMGERTLKALKEHGAVYAAYTGGCGALAAERIKGVKEVHFLDELGIPEAVWVFKVEEFGPLVVTMDAHGNSYYDNVDEEAKKNLDALLKKIESES; encoded by the coding sequence ATGGAGTATCACGAAAAAACGCCTATAATGGATGCAAGGAAATACAAACTTGGCGATGTAATCTATGTCACTGGCGAGATTGTTCTTGCGAGGGATGAAGCTCATAAGAAACTGTTAGAAGAGGGTGCACCTTTAGATCTAAAAGGTTCGGTTATTTACCATTGTGGCCCTGTGGTGACAAAGAAGAATGGTGAATGGAAAGTTGTGGCTGCAGGACCTACCACGAGTATAAGGATGGAGATCTTCGAGGATGAATTCATTGCAAAGTTCCATCCTGGAATCATAGTAGGCAAGGGTGGAATGGGCGAAAGAACACTCAAAGCTCTTAAAGAGCATGGGGCCGTGTATGCTGCGTACACAGGTGGCTGTGGTGCTCTTGCAGCTGAGAGAATAAAAGGAGTTAAAGAAGTGCATTTCCTTGATGAACTTGGTATACCTGAGGCAGTGTGGGTATTCAAAGTTGAAGAGTTCGGCCCGTTGGTTGTGACTATGGATGCACACGGAAATAGTTATTACGATAATGTGGACGAAGAGGCAAAGAAGAATTTGGACGCACTTTTGAAGAAGATTGAAAGTGAGAGTTAA
- a CDS encoding MFS transporter produces MEEIYDLKYAKKAAAIFVFLPLIVMYTEAVLIPSLPTIQKDFNITPSDASWILSIYLLVGTVSVAIMGKLGDMFGKKKMFLIALIFYTTGVTLNGFAPTYQWLLFFRALQGVGMAIFPLGFSLVREEFPPKLVPQVQGLISAMFAVGMVIALPLGAYISQNYGWRWTYHSIAPFAFLMLVISYLVIRESRYITPTEFDWKGTLALISFVVPALVAVTRAPTFGWFNSQTLSLFGISAISFLILLLIEKREPNPLIPIDVISSRNPIIANFGIMLAAFGMQMMSQADTYLFQMPTPYGFGKTVLETGLLMIPTAVVMLIIAPVAGKLMPKTGVKFFAVLGATMAFIGLLAMAKYATNSSLWEFVAMTVFVSVGIVLMNVSLINVLIFSVERRKMGVATGANSLFRNFGATWGPAIAGTVMNTYYTIIRLPIPPYSMRIPTNDAYTYLFTGSAVVFLGLTILSLWILEVFKKKNGKK; encoded by the coding sequence ATGGAAGAAATTTATGACTTGAAATACGCAAAGAAGGCGGCTGCAATCTTCGTATTTCTGCCCCTTATTGTGATGTACACCGAGGCAGTGCTCATTCCATCGCTTCCAACAATCCAAAAGGATTTTAATATAACGCCCAGCGATGCAAGCTGGATACTATCCATTTATCTTCTTGTAGGCACCGTAAGCGTTGCAATCATGGGCAAGCTCGGAGATATGTTCGGTAAAAAGAAGATGTTTTTAATTGCCTTAATATTCTATACAACGGGCGTAACCTTAAATGGATTCGCACCAACATATCAGTGGCTCCTGTTTTTCAGAGCATTACAAGGAGTAGGTATGGCCATATTTCCCCTAGGCTTTTCATTAGTTCGTGAAGAGTTCCCACCAAAACTGGTACCACAGGTTCAGGGATTAATAAGCGCAATGTTCGCTGTTGGTATGGTAATTGCGTTGCCCCTTGGTGCATATATATCACAAAATTATGGATGGAGGTGGACATACCATAGTATTGCACCATTTGCTTTTTTAATGCTTGTAATTTCTTATCTGGTTATAAGGGAGAGTAGGTATATCACACCAACCGAGTTTGATTGGAAAGGAACGCTTGCACTAATTTCATTCGTAGTTCCTGCATTGGTAGCTGTAACCCGCGCCCCTACATTTGGCTGGTTTAATAGTCAAACTCTATCCCTATTTGGTATCTCCGCAATCTCATTTTTGATACTATTGCTTATCGAAAAGAGAGAGCCAAACCCACTTATTCCCATAGATGTGATATCCTCCAGAAATCCAATTATAGCAAATTTTGGAATAATGCTTGCAGCATTTGGAATGCAAATGATGAGCCAAGCAGACACCTACCTTTTCCAGATGCCTACACCATATGGATTTGGAAAAACCGTGCTCGAGACAGGTTTGCTTATGATACCTACCGCCGTGGTTATGCTTATAATTGCACCTGTTGCAGGTAAGTTGATGCCAAAAACAGGCGTGAAGTTCTTTGCGGTATTGGGTGCAACAATGGCGTTTATTGGTCTTCTGGCTATGGCAAAATACGCCACTAACTCATCGCTCTGGGAATTTGTCGCCATGACCGTTTTTGTCAGCGTGGGTATTGTTCTAATGAATGTCTCGCTCATAAATGTGCTTATATTCAGCGTTGAACGCAGAAAAATGGGAGTTGCCACTGGTGCAAACAGCCTGTTCAGAAACTTTGGAGCTACCTGGGGTCCAGCCATAGCAGGTACTGTTATGAACACTTACTATACCATCATAAGACTGCCCATTCCCCCGTATTCTATGCGAATTCCAACCAACGATGCATACACCTATTTATTCACAGGTTCCGCTGTTGTGTTTTTGGGACTCACTATATTGTCGTTGTGGATATTGGAAGTGTTTAAAAAGAAAAACGGGAAAAAGTAA
- a CDS encoding site-specific integrase, which yields MMWENWKDKFFLKMDAARDPETLRTYKKRLKLFENFWKEENKTPLPDPQVLTEEDLLRFLVWMRRKGYDQNYISRTYGDVVRFLEFCRNPNTYYMKLNTPKRVKKLHKYYKDEELEKLLNLFSENDIISFQNKVYIWILAYTGMRSAEAGGLTWEDIDFDSEEISIREDVAKQGIARTVMMPKELKEILQRYKEVYDKYMEYRKVMGENTLNSLFFKRKKNGVIEPLDKRARTIYNRIYKYLEKHDPELQKSFGLHKFRHTYIRQWVKARARIEAVARQVGHHDLETTRKYYAEYDLDFVRDEYKKVKEKTKNKGGEASG from the coding sequence ATGATGTGGGAAAATTGGAAGGATAAGTTTTTTCTCAAGATGGATGCTGCCAGAGATCCTGAAACCCTAAGAACCTATAAAAAGAGGCTTAAACTCTTTGAAAATTTCTGGAAGGAGGAAAATAAAACACCGCTTCCAGATCCTCAAGTGCTTACTGAAGAGGATCTTCTAAGATTCCTTGTGTGGATGAGGAGAAAAGGGTATGATCAAAATTACATAAGCAGAACATATGGAGATGTTGTACGATTTCTAGAATTTTGCAGAAATCCAAACACCTATTATATGAAGCTAAATACACCTAAGAGAGTTAAGAAACTTCACAAGTACTATAAGGATGAGGAGCTAGAAAAACTCCTAAATCTATTCTCAGAGAATGATATTATCAGTTTCCAGAACAAGGTTTACATCTGGATACTTGCCTACACTGGAATGAGATCCGCTGAGGCGGGTGGACTTACATGGGAAGATATAGATTTTGATAGCGAGGAAATATCCATAAGGGAGGATGTAGCAAAGCAAGGCATAGCTCGTACTGTTATGATGCCCAAGGAACTTAAAGAGATCCTGCAGAGGTACAAAGAGGTCTATGACAAATATATGGAGTATCGTAAGGTAATGGGTGAGAACACACTTAACTCGCTCTTTTTCAAGCGAAAGAAGAATGGGGTAATTGAACCATTGGATAAAAGAGCAAGAACAATTTACAATCGCATTTACAAATACCTTGAGAAGCACGATCCTGAGCTTCAAAAATCATTTGGTCTTCACAAGTTTAGACATACTTATATCCGTCAGTGGGTCAAGGCTAGGGCAAGAATTGAAGCGGTGGCTCGCCAAGTGGGGCACCATGATTTAGAGACTACCCGAAAATACTATGCAGAGTATGATCTGGATTTTGTTAGAGATGAATATAAGAAGGTGAAAGAGAAAACTAAAAACAAAGGAGGTGAAGCTAGTGGGTGA
- a CDS encoding winged helix-turn-helix transcriptional regulator — MEKDSIWKKKNIVPLLTSLLDGKKKMSELLKVIPNYMTIKAYISELEEKGYVKTQEKFEGRKVIYVELTEKGRAVAEKLKEAEEVITMTPEELEAQRKRIHWIVDINTYADHITAYDIHDGKKETFNIWLKPNGKYLLLYCDRCHSYDCYHIDWAVHDPVIGPELKEIADEKGLKIKYLEDENEEE; from the coding sequence GTGGAAAAAGATAGTATTTGGAAAAAGAAGAACATCGTTCCCCTGTTAACCAGCCTTTTAGATGGAAAGAAGAAAATGAGCGAATTACTGAAGGTGATTCCCAACTACATGACTATAAAAGCTTACATTTCTGAACTTGAAGAAAAAGGATATGTAAAAACTCAAGAAAAGTTTGAAGGAAGAAAAGTTATTTATGTTGAGCTCACAGAGAAGGGGAGGGCTGTAGCAGAGAAATTGAAAGAAGCTGAGGAAGTTATCACAATGACCCCAGAAGAGCTAGAGGCCCAGAGAAAGAGAATCCACTGGATTGTGGACATAAACACCTATGCTGACCATATAACCGCTTATGATATCCACGATGGAAAGAAAGAAACTTTTAACATCTGGCTCAAGCCAAATGGGAAGTATTTGCTTCTCTATTGCGACCGTTGCCATTCTTATGATTGCTACCATATTGATTGGGCCGTGCACGATCCTGTGATAGGCCCAGAGCTCAAGGAAATTGCAGATGAGAAAGGTCTCAAAATCAAATATCTGGAAGATGAGAATGAGGAAGAATGA